The following coding sequences are from one Alosa alosa isolate M-15738 ecotype Scorff River chromosome 3, AALO_Geno_1.1, whole genome shotgun sequence window:
- the prkra gene encoding interferon-inducible double-stranded RNA-dependent protein kinase activator A homolog isoform X2 translates to MACPEKTPIQILHEYGTKIDCLPIYDMEKAEGTPHQPNFVFTVTIGEITCRGQGFSKKAAKHQAAEAALKVLEMDPGALPVLQRTENNGLCEPNDQQNPVGVLQELALQRSWHLPEYVVVMETGPCHNKEFSVTCRLENLMETGTGSSKKMAKKVAAEKILEKLQSLSGSAEITWTPKPIVYLESLRHSTSDTISQLRRTPLSIPNTDYVQMMQDISQEQGFEIIYHNIDELTVNGQYQCLVQLSTMPVTVCHGTGITIGNAQNDAAHSALQYIKIMATMK, encoded by the exons ATGGCATGTCCTGAGAAAACACCCATTCAAATTCTTCATGAATATGGCACGAAAATTGATTGCCTTCCAATTTATGACATGGAGAAAGCAGAGGGTACACCACATCAGCCGAATTTTGTTTTTACTGTCACCATAGGTGAAATAACCTGCAGAG GTCAAGGATTCAGTAAGAAAGCTGCAAAACATCAGGCTGCTGAGGCTGCACTGAAGGTCTTGGAAATGGATCCTGGGGCTCT GCCTGTGCTTCAGCGAACTGAGAACAACGGACTCTGTGAGCCAAATGATCAGCAGAACCCTGTCGGAGTGCTACAG GAGCTGGCTCTTCAGAGGTCATGGCATCTCCCTGAGTatgtggtggtgatggagacAGGTCCCTGCCACAACAAGGAGTTCTCCGTCACCTGCAGACTGGAGAACCTTATGGAGACCG GAACAGGAAGTTCAAAGAAAATGGCCAAGAAGGTTGCGGCTGAGAAAATTCTTGAGAAACTCCAAAGCCTATCAGGGTCCGCTGAAATTACATGG ACACCGAAGCCCATAGTCTACTTGGAAAGTCTGCGCCACTCGACAAGTGATACAATTTCTCAACTGAGGAGGACTCCTCTCAGCATCCCGAACACAGACTACGTCCAGATGATGCAGGACATATCGCAGGAGCAGGGCTTTGAGATCATTTACCACAATATAG ATGAGCTGACGGTGAACGGGCAGTACCAGTGCTTAGTGCAGCTATCTACCATGCCAGTGACTGTGTGCCATGGGACTGGCATCACTATTGGCAACGCACAGAATGACGCAGCACACAGTGCGCTTCAATATATCAAGATCATGGCTACGATGAAATAA
- the prkra gene encoding interferon-inducible double-stranded RNA-dependent protein kinase activator A homolog isoform X1 yields MDTLATKNISEQTQMACPEKTPIQILHEYGTKIDCLPIYDMEKAEGTPHQPNFVFTVTIGEITCRGQGFSKKAAKHQAAEAALKVLEMDPGALPVLQRTENNGLCEPNDQQNPVGVLQELALQRSWHLPEYVVVMETGPCHNKEFSVTCRLENLMETGTGSSKKMAKKVAAEKILEKLQSLSGSAEITWTPKPIVYLESLRHSTSDTISQLRRTPLSIPNTDYVQMMQDISQEQGFEIIYHNIDELTVNGQYQCLVQLSTMPVTVCHGTGITIGNAQNDAAHSALQYIKIMATMK; encoded by the exons ATGGACACATTAGCTACGAAGAA CATTTCCGAGCAAACTCAGATGGCATGTCCTGAGAAAACACCCATTCAAATTCTTCATGAATATGGCACGAAAATTGATTGCCTTCCAATTTATGACATGGAGAAAGCAGAGGGTACACCACATCAGCCGAATTTTGTTTTTACTGTCACCATAGGTGAAATAACCTGCAGAG GTCAAGGATTCAGTAAGAAAGCTGCAAAACATCAGGCTGCTGAGGCTGCACTGAAGGTCTTGGAAATGGATCCTGGGGCTCT GCCTGTGCTTCAGCGAACTGAGAACAACGGACTCTGTGAGCCAAATGATCAGCAGAACCCTGTCGGAGTGCTACAG GAGCTGGCTCTTCAGAGGTCATGGCATCTCCCTGAGTatgtggtggtgatggagacAGGTCCCTGCCACAACAAGGAGTTCTCCGTCACCTGCAGACTGGAGAACCTTATGGAGACCG GAACAGGAAGTTCAAAGAAAATGGCCAAGAAGGTTGCGGCTGAGAAAATTCTTGAGAAACTCCAAAGCCTATCAGGGTCCGCTGAAATTACATGG ACACCGAAGCCCATAGTCTACTTGGAAAGTCTGCGCCACTCGACAAGTGATACAATTTCTCAACTGAGGAGGACTCCTCTCAGCATCCCGAACACAGACTACGTCCAGATGATGCAGGACATATCGCAGGAGCAGGGCTTTGAGATCATTTACCACAATATAG ATGAGCTGACGGTGAACGGGCAGTACCAGTGCTTAGTGCAGCTATCTACCATGCCAGTGACTGTGTGCCATGGGACTGGCATCACTATTGGCAACGCACAGAATGACGCAGCACACAGTGCGCTTCAATATATCAAGATCATGGCTACGATGAAATAA
- the LOC125291516 gene encoding flagellum-associated coiled-coil domain-containing protein 1-like isoform X1 has protein sequence MQVVLQDMQEQMGKLTALLKDERRSHQHSCRALLEESDRRAERVRQMHQLEMNQLVEAHKKEIENIVELHSQHMEDERSYAAERYALLEKDYDFLKSSFRTYKDSIVEEMRSSWLKKENSWREEQERDLLEQMMSLKKQLSQCEMEKEEQRKAFEAEIAELHSHYSTEIKALEKELSEKEVSVTLLNTALMQTQYQLEIMNHNSSAVDAKKELTRRRVTTLQLTQSNAALE, from the exons AT GCAGGTGGTACTTCAGGACATGCAAGAGCAAATGGGCAAACTGACTGCTCTTCTGAAGGATGAGCGCAGGTCCCATCAGCATAGCTGCCGTGCG CTGCTCGAAGAGTCTGACAGGCGGGCAGAAAGAGTCAGGCAGATGCATCAGCTGGAGATGAA CCAGCTGGTCGAGGCACACAAAAAGGAGATCGAAAATATTGTGGAGCTCCACTCCCAACACATGGAAGATGAAAGGAGTTACGCAGCTGAACGCTATG CCTTGCTGGAAAAAGACTATGACTTCCTGAAAAGCTCCTTTCGTACCTACAAG GACAGCATTGTTGAAGAAATGCGCAGCAGTTGGCTGAAAAAGGAGAACAGCTggagagaagagcaagagagggatcTCTTGGAGCAAATGATGAGTT TAAAGAAACAACTGAGCCAATGTGAGATGGAAAAGGAAGAACAACGAAAGGCCTTTGAGGCTGAAATCGCAGAACTACATTCTCATTACAGCACTGAAATAAAG GCACTTGAAAAGGAGCTGTCAGAAAAAGAGGTATCCGTCACCTTGTTGAACACTGCTCTCATGCAGACCCAATACCAGCTGGAAATAATG AACCATAACTCCTCAGCTGTTGACGCTAAGAAGGAGCTCACCCGCAGGCGAGTGACCACTCTGCAGTTGACTCAGTCCAACGCAGCACTAGAGTGA
- the LOC125291516 gene encoding uncharacterized protein LOC125291516 isoform X2 codes for MQVVLQDMQEQMGKLTALLKDERRSHQHSCRALLEESDRRAERVRQMHQLEMNQLVEAHKKEIENIVELHSQHMEDERSYAAERYGLFGFKDSIVEEMRSSWLKKENSWREEQERDLLEQMMSLKKQLSQCEMEKEEQRKAFEAEIAELHSHYSTEIKALEKELSEKEVSVTLLNTALMQTQYQLEIMNHNSSAVDAKKELTRRRVTTLQLTQSNAALE; via the exons AT GCAGGTGGTACTTCAGGACATGCAAGAGCAAATGGGCAAACTGACTGCTCTTCTGAAGGATGAGCGCAGGTCCCATCAGCATAGCTGCCGTGCG CTGCTCGAAGAGTCTGACAGGCGGGCAGAAAGAGTCAGGCAGATGCATCAGCTGGAGATGAA CCAGCTGGTCGAGGCACACAAAAAGGAGATCGAAAATATTGTGGAGCTCCACTCCCAACACATGGAAGATGAAAGGAGTTACGCAGCTGAACGCTATG GATTGTTTGGGTTTAAGGACAGCATTGTTGAAGAAATGCGCAGCAGTTGGCTGAAAAAGGAGAACAGCTggagagaagagcaagagagggatcTCTTGGAGCAAATGATGAGTT TAAAGAAACAACTGAGCCAATGTGAGATGGAAAAGGAAGAACAACGAAAGGCCTTTGAGGCTGAAATCGCAGAACTACATTCTCATTACAGCACTGAAATAAAG GCACTTGAAAAGGAGCTGTCAGAAAAAGAGGTATCCGTCACCTTGTTGAACACTGCTCTCATGCAGACCCAATACCAGCTGGAAATAATG AACCATAACTCCTCAGCTGTTGACGCTAAGAAGGAGCTCACCCGCAGGCGAGTGACCACTCTGCAGTTGACTCAGTCCAACGCAGCACTAGAGTGA